The following coding sequences are from one Musa acuminata AAA Group cultivar baxijiao chromosome BXJ2-4, Cavendish_Baxijiao_AAA, whole genome shotgun sequence window:
- the LOC103981043 gene encoding pentatricopeptide repeat-containing protein At1g80150, mitochondrial: MLSVHTIRRICAAIDAFSVTFIAATLSRSRKKTDLSVLANESNNPENFPTIAACKAAVLNKHHKLKPQVEIESSSTNTVSDPLPISEPAIVKLKAEKDPEKLFHLFKSNAHNRLVVENRFAFEDTVSRLAGARRYDLIEHLLEHQKTLPQGLREGFNVRIIMLYGKAGMPDHALQTFHQMHLFGCPRTVKSFNATLQVLSQARRFDDVHTFFIQCANKYGIVLDEISYNIVIKSMCEMGRLDSAYLVMVEMEKAGLKPDVVTYTTLMSAFYKHGRREIGDGLWNLMVLRGCSPNLATFNVRIQFLINRRRAWKGNDLTHLMCNAGIQPDEMTYNLIIKGFCMIGELEMAKRVFYAMHGRGCKPNSKIYQTMVHYLCEGGNFDLAFRLCKDSMEKNWFPSVGTIDKLLKGLMSTSKDRNAREIMKLVKARIPSYSINEIKNFQGILYQSR; the protein is encoded by the coding sequence ATGCTATCTGTTCATACCATTCGTCGAATTTGTGCTGCGATTGATGCCTTTAGTGTGACTTTTATAGCTGCCACTCTCTCGAGGTCAAGAAAGAAAACCGATCTTTCAGTTTTGGCTAACGAGTCTAACAATCCTGAAAATTTCCCTACTATCGCTGCTTGCAAAGCTGCCGTTTTGAATAAGCATCACAAGCTGAAGCCTCAAGTCGAGATAGAGTCCTCGTCAACCAACACTGTTTCTGATCCCTTACCCATCAGTGAGCCTGCCATCGTGAAGCTTAAGGCAGAGAAGGATCCAGAGAAGCTCTTCCACCTCTTCAAATCAAATGCACATAACCGTCTTGTAGTCGAAAATCGTTTTGCATTTGAGGACACAGTATCCCGCCTTGCTGGAGCTCGCCGATATGACCTCATCGAACACTTGCTCGAGCACCAGAAGACTCTTCCCCAGGGTCTTCGCGAAGGATTCAATGTTCGGATCATAATGCTATATGGGAAAGCTGGTATGCCTGATCACGCCTTGCAGACATTCCATCAAATGCATCTATTTGGATGTCCCCGCACCGTCAAATCATTCAATGCCACACTTCAGGTCCTGTCACAAGCCCGCAGATTTGACGATGTCCATACGTTTTTCATTCAGTGTGCTAACAAGTATGGGATTGTGCTCGATGAGATTTCATATAATATTGTCATCAAGTCAATGTGTGAAATGGGTCGTTTGGATTCTGCTTACTTGGTAATGGTGGAGATGGAGAAGGCTGGGCTGAAACCAGATGTTGTCACATACACGACGCTGATGTCTGCATTCTACAAGCATGGACGTCGTGAGATTGGTGATGGGTTATGGAATCTCATGGTGCTTCGGGGTTGTTCACCGAATTTAGCTACTTTTAATGTTAGAATACAGTTCTTGATCAACCGAAGGAGGGCTTGGAAAGGCAATGACTTAACACACTTAATGTGTAATGCTGGTATACAACCAGATGAAATGACATATAACTTGATCATCAAAGGTTTTTGCATGATTGGTGAGCTTGAGATGGCCAAGCGGGTTTTCTATGCTATGCATGGAAGAGGATGCAAACCAAACAGTAAAATTTATCAAACCATGGTTCATTACCTCTGTGAAGGAGGGAACTTTGATTTGGCATTCAGGTTGTGTAAGGATAGCATGGAAAAGAATTGGTTTCCAAGTGTTGGCACCATTGATAAGCTGCTAAAAGGCCTTATGAGTACCTCAAAAGACCGAAATGCCAGGGAAATCATGAAGTTGGTTAAGGCAAGAATACCTTCATATTCAATTAAtgaaattaaaaattttcaagGCATATTGTATCAAAGTAGGTAA
- the LOC103981044 gene encoding AUGMIN subunit 5, producing MQAQGSAAPRPEAILEWLQKEMGYPSPPPSPDQLRKICRGNMLPVWSFLLQRVRSERTVATVRRNMMVHGVAAGEAGRGRRREEEKGRAAFKDGSSAEAREVAVRERELAEEEADRLRNVVRRQRKELKARMVEVAREESERKRMLDERSNARHKQVILEAYDQQCDEAAKIFAEYQRRIHQYVDQARDIRRLITGSANDVVDDLHAPGEKAVYSAIKGLRSSDDSVLIEMSREKNTRKACETLAAHMTEKIQTTFPAYEGSGISMNSQIDAAKLSLDLDGEIPEDIKVIIRDALKNPPLLLQSITTYALRSSALIHRETEKIEIRAVAESLRYKYENDKVSDAASPDSGSPFPYQAYGNGKTGTELSSNGNYDQLLERQKAHVQQFVATEDASNKAAEAKALSHKLLIRLPGSSDVSALQMLPTGDTSQNVASTRHFELEVLSREREVAGLRASLSTLTSEVQRLNKLCAEWKEAEVSLKKKWKKIEGFDTRRSELETIYTALLRANLEASAFWEQQPLAAREHAARTIIPACTTVVNISNSAKDLIERELSCFYQSLDNTIYMLPATPQALVECFSAPGAIGPEALAVAEKNAAMLTARAGARDPSAIPSICRVSAALQYRSGVENLDAGLASVLESLEFCLKLRGSEASILEDLSKAINLVHTRRNLVENDRILLNHAHRVQRDYERMANYCLKLAGEHEKIVAERWLSELRKAVLDGQRCLDSCQHVRGLVDEWWEQPAATAVDWVTIDGQNIGAWLNLVKQLQMALYDHKLL from the exons ATGCAGGCCCAGGGGAGTGCTGCCCCCCGGCCGGAGGCGATCCTGGAGTGGCTCCAGAAGGAGATGGGCTACCCTTCGCCGCCGCCGTCCCCCGACCAGCTTCGCAAGATCTGCCGCGGGAACATGTTGCCCGTGTGGAGCTTCCTCCTGCAGAGGGTGCGGTCGGAGCGGACGGTGGCGACGGTCCGGAGGAATATGATGGTCCACGGAGTGGCGGCGGGGGAAGCGGGGAGGGGTAggcggagggaggaggagaaggggcggGCGGCGTTTAAGGATGGTTCCTCCGCGGAGGCTAGGGAGGTCGCTGTTCGGGAGAGGGAATTAGCCGAGGAGGAGGCTGATAGATTGAGGAACGTGGTGAGGCGGCAGCGGAAGGAGTTGAAGGCTCGGATGGTCGAGGTCGCTCGGGAGGAATCGGAGCGGAAGAGAATGCTCGATGAGAGGTCGAATGCAAG GCACAAGCAGGTGATTTTGGAGGCATATGATCAACAATGTGATGAGGCAGCAAAGATATTTGCCGAGTACCAAAGACGAATTCATCAGTATGTTGATCAAGCAAGGGACATCCGCAGGTTGATAACTGGTAGTGCTAATGATGTAGTTGATGATCTCCATGCTCCTGGTGAGAAAGCTGTTTATTCAGCTATAAAGGGCCTCAGATCATCAGATGATAGTGTTCTCATTGAAATGTCAAGAGAGAAAAATACTCGGAAGGCTTGTGAAACTCTTGCTGCTCATATGACTGAAAAGATCCAAACTACTTTTCCAGCATATGAAGGAAGTGGTATCAGCATGAATTCCCAGATAGATGCTGCCAAATTAAGCCTTGATTTAGACGGCGAGATACCAGAAGATATTAAAGTAATCATAAGGGATGCACTTAAAAATCCTCCCCTTCTGCTTCAGTCAATTACTACATATGCTTTGCGGAGCAGTGCACTCATTCATAGAGAAACCGAGAAGATTGAAATTAGAGCTGTTGCAGAATCCTTGAG ATACAAGTATGAGAATGACAAAGTATCAGATGCTGCTTCTCCTGATTCAGGCTCACCCTTTCCATATCAAGCATATGGTAATGGTAAGACCGGAACAGAATTATCCAGCAATGGAAATTATGATCAACTTCTTGAAAGACAG AAAGCACATGTACAACAATTTGTGGCCACTGAAGATGCATCAAACAAGGCTGCAGAAGCTAAAGCCTTATCTCATAAGCTTCTAATACGATTACCTGGGAGCAGTGATGTGAGTGCATTACAGATGCTTCCTACTGGAGATACCTCACAGAATGTAGCAAGCACACGGCATTTTGAG TTAGAAGTCTTATCCAGAGAAAGAGAAGTTGCTGGACTTCGAGCAAGCTTGAGTACGTTGACGTCTGAGGTGCAACGTTTAAACAAGTTGTGTGCAGAGTGGAAAGAAGCAGAAGTTTCTTTGAAGAAGAAATGGAAAAAAATAGAAGGGTTTGACACCCGTAGATCAGAACTAGAGACAATTTATACTGCTCTTCTCAGGGCTAACTTG GAAGCATCAGCATTCTGGGAACAACAACCATTGGCTGCTCGAGAACATGCAGCAAGGACAATTATTCCAGCATGCACTACTGTAGTGAACATTTCAAACAGTGCGAAGGATCTCATAGAGAGAGAGTTGTCTTGCTTCTATCAAAGTTTGGACAATACCATCTACATGCTTCCTGCAACCCCACAG GCTCTTGTGGAGTGCTTCAGTGCCCCTGGTGCAATAGGTCCAGAAGCACTTGCAGTTGCAGAAAAAAATGCTGCTATGTTAACAGCACGAGCTGGTGCTAGAGATCCATCTGCAATTCCATCCATATGTCGTGTCTCTGCTGCTCTCCAGTATCGTTCTG GTGTGGAAAATTTAGATGCTGGCTTAGCATCTGTTTTGGAGTCATTGGAGTTCTGTCTAAAGCTCCGGGGTTCTGAAGCTAGCATATTGGAGGATTTGTCCAAGGCAATTAATTTGGTTCATACTAGGCGGAACCTCGTTGAGAATGATCGCATTTTACTAAATCATGCGCATCGTGTGCAACGAGATTATGAAAG GATGGCTAATTATTGCTTAAAGTTGGCTGGTGAACACGAAAAAATTGTTGCAGAGAGATGGTTGTCGGAACTCAGAAAAGCTGTCTTGGATGGACAAAGATGCTTGGATAGTTGCCAACATGTCAGAGGCTTG GTCGACGAATGGTGGGAACAACCAGCAGCAACAGCTGTTGACTGGGTTACCATTGACGGGCAGAACATCGGTGCTTGGCTCAACTTGGTAAAGCAGCTTCAGATGGCGTTATATGACCATAAGCTCTTGTGA